One Silene latifolia isolate original U9 population unplaced genomic scaffold, ASM4854445v1 scaffold_407, whole genome shotgun sequence DNA segment encodes these proteins:
- the LOC141639477 gene encoding uncharacterized protein LOC141639477, with translation MTVTGDGVFDERERGRKRRVKYVRLALLIYYYYVKVGALAICTGILMGFGEATDVDACGTSGGLWVGWKREAKMSLVNICNHFVVLLVEKYNGSLWYLVLFYDAPDLASRNSVFVELEDVLGSLTKGESRVYERLDKALGSKNWFSVFPDTGLKHYPIQISDHAPIEVDLNLIKNPSKKPYRMDAWALEYSECIQTIRKAWFIHDRGSPTFCVARKLARVRGMVKRWTLDKRNEWNGKWEDFDKKLEHGMEVAITEGNDEEYTRVNEEVRDFAIVTLVWKQRAKIKWMVDGDTCTKYFFNWVKGRAGRNFILGVKNEDGSWCYDLWARKMQKVMKYLVGEYQNAFIAGRSITDNILVVHEAIHKINMHKTGKRGMIAFKADMSKAYDRVK, from the exons ATGACGGTGACTGGTGACGGTGTGTTTGATGAGAGAGAGCGAGGGAGAAAGAGGCGTGTGAAGTATGTTAGGTTAGCATTACTGATTTACTACTATTACGTGAAGGTGGGGGCTTTGGCGATATGTACTGGGATTTTAATGG GTTTTGGAGAGGCTACGGATGTTGATGCATGTGGGACATCCGGTGGTCTTTGGGTGGGATGGAAAAGGGAAGCTAAGATGAGTCTTGTTAACATATGTAATCATTTTGTTGTCCTACTAGTTGAAAAATATAATGGGAGTTTATGGTACCTTGTTTTGTTTTATGATGCACCGGATCTTGCTTCAAGAAATTCGGTTTTTGTGGAGTTAGAAGATGTTCTGGGAAGCTTGAC GAAAGGAGAAAGTAGAGTTTATGAGCGTCTTGATAAGGCTCTAGGCTCAAAGAACTGGTTCTCGGTTTTCCCGGATACTGGATTAAAGCATTACCCAATTCAAATCTCCGATCATGCTCCAATTGAAGTGGATCTTAACCTTATAAAAAATCCGAGCAAGAAACCTTATCGTATGGATGCATGGGCTCTCGAGTATTCGGAGTGTATTCAAACTATAAGAAAAGCATGGTTTATACATGATAGGGGCTCCCCGACTTTCTGTGTTGCTCGGAAACTAGCACGGGTACGAGGGATGGTGAAAAGGTGGACATTGGATAAAAGGAATGAATGGAATGGGAAATGGGAAGATTTTGATAAGAAACTTGAACATGGTATGGAGGTCGCAATAACTGAAGGAAATGATGAGGAGTACACTCGGGTCAATGAGGAAGTTCGAGATTTTGCGATCGTGACTCTCGTTTGGAAACAAAGAGCAAAAATCAAATGGATGGTGGATGGGGATACGTGTACGAAATATTTCTTCAATTGGGTTAAAGGAAGGGCGGGGAGGAATTTTATTCTGGGAGTGAAGAATGAGGATGGCTCATGGTGTTACGATCTTTGGGCGCGCAA GATGCAGAAGGTGATGAAGTATCTTGTCGGTGAGTACCAGAATGCTTTTATAGCAGGTCGTAGCATTACGGATAATATTCTGGTGGTACATGAGGCTATTCATAAGATTAATATGCATAAAACTGGAAAAAGGGGTATGATTGCGTTTAAGGCAGATATGAGTAAGGCGTATGATCGGGTTAAATGA